A window of Flavobacterium flavigenum contains these coding sequences:
- a CDS encoding glycosylase, with protein MKIKYLFIAFLAIVISSCATKYKKREITETVMQEIYNEIKTPYKYGLVMVPTDNSYKMDCPSVFRKDGKWFMTYLIYDGRGYETWLAESEDLLHWKHLGKVMSFSENEKHWDVNQKAGYISLQDPTWGGSYEWEKYDDKYWMSYFGGDSKGYEAGVLSIGMAYTKESPTKPHEFQRLENPVLTPKDKEVSWWDNSTMYKNSIIRDKEKITGHNFIMYYNARGDSINPAKGAERIGMAVSNDMKTWKRFGKNPVLNNHRGITGDAFIQRINDTWVMFYFGAFWTGWDQGAFNRFAVSNDLMHWKDWKGENLIESSEPYDNMFAHKSFVVKHNGVVYHFYCAVNKAEQRGIAVATSKDLGKSEMNFVAPPEKKQKK; from the coding sequence ATGAAAATTAAATATCTATTTATCGCCTTTTTAGCAATTGTAATAAGCAGTTGTGCCACCAAATACAAAAAAAGAGAAATCACCGAAACCGTAATGCAGGAGATTTACAACGAAATCAAAACGCCTTACAAATACGGTTTGGTAATGGTGCCAACGGACAACTCCTATAAAATGGATTGCCCGAGCGTTTTTAGAAAAGACGGAAAATGGTTTATGACCTATTTAATTTACGACGGAAGAGGCTACGAAACCTGGCTGGCAGAAAGTGAAGATTTATTGCATTGGAAACATTTAGGAAAAGTAATGTCATTTTCTGAAAATGAAAAACACTGGGATGTCAACCAAAAAGCAGGATATATTTCACTTCAGGATCCAACCTGGGGCGGAAGCTACGAATGGGAAAAATACGATGACAAATACTGGATGAGTTATTTTGGCGGAGACAGCAAAGGTTATGAAGCTGGCGTTTTATCAATCGGAATGGCGTATACCAAAGAATCACCAACAAAACCACACGAATTTCAAAGATTAGAAAATCCGGTTTTGACTCCAAAAGATAAAGAGGTAAGCTGGTGGGATAATAGTACGATGTACAAAAACTCCATAATCCGTGACAAAGAGAAAATAACTGGTCATAATTTTATAATGTATTATAATGCCCGCGGTGACAGTATAAATCCCGCCAAAGGAGCAGAGCGAATTGGAATGGCAGTTTCAAATGATATGAAAACATGGAAACGTTTCGGTAAAAATCCGGTACTGAATAACCATAGAGGAATAACAGGCGATGCTTTCATTCAGAGAATCAACGATACCTGGGTGATGTTTTACTTTGGTGCTTTCTGGACAGGTTGGGATCAGGGTGCGTTTAACCGTTTTGCAGTTTCAAACGATTTAATGCATTGGAAAGACTGGAAAGGTGAAAATTTAATTGAGTCATCAGAACCTTATGATAATATGTTTGCTCACAAATCATTTGTCGTTAAACACAATGGGGTTGTGTATCATTTTTATTGTGCCGTAAACAAAGCAGAACAGAGAGGAATTGCAGTTGCGACTTCGAAAGATTTAGGGAAGAGTGAAATGAATTTTGTGGCTCCGCCAGAAAAAAAACAGAAGAAATAA
- a CDS encoding alpha-rhamnosidase, protein MRNRFLNFKKLFVFTVLFSSALIFAQENKPATWIWYPGDFEIWLSNKMQVRRTEREAVFPPLWQYYSPYALVTFQTEVDIPNPDEVKIYSEGPFQLLLDGVQVYGQPKSITVPAGKHKISFKVYNQEVLPAIYINGKYVKSNASWQVTNEDKLWIDENGKAQQSGTPWVPVGSWNFDSPENKPSEFKLTTKPLSAKKTEKFGAGQLVDFGKETFGYIKIHGLKGKGKVALYYGESREEALDSAKCETLDHLSFDGNQPETYTHDGSKAFRYVQVQVDAGVKYDSISMLYEYLPLEYRGAFKSSDQQLNKIWDVSAYTMHLTSREFFIDGIKRDRWVWSGDAYQSYLMNYYLFFDSASVERTLLALRGKDPVTAHVNIIMDYSLYWFVGVYDYYLHTGDTKFIKTFYPRMKSLMDFCLERRNKNGFLEPLEGDWVFIDWANGLPKTGEVSFEQMLLARSLEAMAVSAEIAGKNEDQKEYQKLSDDLKTKLFDVFWDKKENVMKHQRIDGKMQDIVTRYANMFGIFFNYFTEEQKESIKKKVLLNDNILKITTPYMRFYELEALCAMGEQDYVLKEMKEYWGGMLNEGATSFWEEYNPNKKGKEHLEMYGRPYGKSLCHAWGSSPIYLLGKYYLGVKPTAPGYSEYEIKPNLGGLQWMEGKVPTPKGEVSVYCSTKEIKVKASEGEGKLIIESATKPKASSGTITQLAKNKYQLIVKPNVEYKVSYKAFRT, encoded by the coding sequence ATGCGAAATCGATTTCTAAATTTTAAAAAATTATTTGTTTTTACAGTTTTATTTTCTTCAGCTCTTATATTTGCCCAGGAAAATAAACCTGCCACATGGATTTGGTATCCAGGGGATTTTGAAATTTGGTTAAGCAATAAAATGCAGGTTAGGCGTACTGAACGCGAAGCCGTTTTTCCTCCGCTTTGGCAATATTACAGTCCGTATGCTCTGGTAACTTTTCAGACAGAAGTCGATATTCCAAATCCGGATGAGGTGAAAATTTACTCAGAAGGACCTTTTCAGTTGCTTTTAGACGGTGTTCAGGTTTACGGACAGCCAAAATCAATAACAGTTCCTGCCGGAAAGCATAAAATTTCCTTTAAAGTGTATAATCAGGAAGTCTTGCCGGCTATTTACATAAATGGTAAATATGTTAAGTCTAATGCCTCCTGGCAGGTAACCAATGAAGATAAGCTTTGGATTGATGAAAACGGAAAAGCACAACAATCCGGTACACCTTGGGTTCCTGTTGGTTCCTGGAATTTTGACTCGCCAGAAAATAAGCCTTCCGAATTTAAGCTGACAACCAAACCTTTGAGTGCAAAGAAAACTGAAAAATTTGGAGCAGGACAGTTGGTAGATTTTGGTAAAGAAACTTTTGGTTATATTAAAATTCACGGTTTAAAAGGTAAAGGAAAAGTAGCACTTTATTATGGTGAATCCCGCGAGGAAGCTTTAGATTCTGCAAAATGCGAAACCTTAGACCATTTATCTTTTGATGGAAACCAGCCTGAAACCTACACACATGACGGATCAAAAGCATTTCGCTATGTTCAGGTACAGGTAGATGCGGGAGTGAAATACGATTCCATTTCAATGCTTTATGAATATCTGCCATTAGAGTATCGTGGTGCATTCAAATCTTCAGATCAGCAATTGAATAAAATTTGGGATGTGTCGGCTTACACGATGCATTTGACGTCCCGCGAGTTTTTTATAGACGGAATCAAACGCGACCGCTGGGTTTGGTCCGGCGACGCTTATCAAAGTTATTTAATGAATTATTATTTATTCTTTGATTCGGCTTCCGTAGAACGAACGCTGTTGGCACTTCGCGGAAAAGATCCTGTAACAGCTCACGTAAATATCATCATGGATTATTCGCTGTATTGGTTTGTAGGTGTTTACGATTACTATCTGCATACGGGTGATACGAAATTCATCAAGACTTTTTATCCACGAATGAAATCATTGATGGATTTCTGTTTAGAAAGAAGAAACAAAAACGGATTCCTTGAACCTTTAGAAGGCGATTGGGTTTTTATTGACTGGGCAAACGGATTACCAAAAACAGGCGAAGTTAGTTTTGAGCAGATGCTGTTAGCAAGAAGTTTAGAAGCCATGGCAGTCAGTGCTGAAATTGCAGGTAAAAACGAAGACCAGAAAGAGTATCAAAAATTATCAGATGATTTAAAAACCAAATTATTTGATGTGTTTTGGGATAAAAAAGAAAACGTCATGAAGCACCAGCGCATCGATGGTAAAATGCAGGATATTGTGACCAGATATGCTAATATGTTCGGTATATTCTTTAATTATTTTACTGAAGAACAAAAAGAAAGTATAAAAAAGAAGGTGTTGCTAAATGATAATATTCTTAAAATTACGACACCATATATGCGTTTTTACGAGCTGGAAGCATTGTGTGCTATGGGCGAGCAGGATTATGTGCTGAAAGAAATGAAAGAGTATTGGGGCGGAATGTTAAATGAAGGCGCTACCTCTTTCTGGGAAGAATACAACCCAAACAAAAAAGGAAAGGAGCATTTAGAAATGTATGGTCGTCCTTACGGTAAAAGTCTTTGTCACGCTTGGGGTTCGAGTCCCATTTATTTGTTAGGAAAATATTATTTGGGTGTAAAACCAACCGCTCCCGGATATTCAGAATATGAAATTAAACCGAATCTTGGCGGATTGCAATGGATGGAGGGAAAAGTGCCTACGCCAAAAGGAGAAGTGTCCGTGTATTGCAGTACCAAAGAAATCAAAGTAAAAGCATCAGAAGGTGAAGGGAAATTGATTATTGAAAGTGCAACTAAACCGAAAGCAAGTTCAGGAACAATTACGCAATTAGCGAAAAATAAATATCAGTTAATTGTTAAGCCTAATGTAGAGTATAAAGTGAGTTACAAAGCTTTTAGGACTTAG
- a CDS encoding AraC family transcriptional regulator — translation MNNDYQTYKVVDFGFQINPGLPVIGYTEMVTDAVCISHSHPRAQLIYATSGVMHVVVNNQIWVVNPLQGLWIPGHTEHQVTFQKDVNLYSAFIDPSFTDGLPKVSFSFDISVFLKQLVFKIISFGTDGDISPSKRRIIDVFLDELALIEPSATFLPTTNHERLQKVVELLLEDVASKHSIDYYAEIAFMSSRTLSRLFIKELGMNFSDWRTRLKLLEAIKRLGEKQSIKEIALDLGYETASAFIFMFKKHLGTTPANYIYTNLEK, via the coding sequence ATGAATAACGATTATCAGACATATAAAGTAGTTGATTTTGGATTTCAGATAAATCCTGGCTTACCAGTCATAGGTTATACCGAAATGGTAACCGATGCAGTTTGTATATCACATTCCCATCCGCGGGCACAGCTTATTTATGCTACAAGTGGCGTTATGCATGTTGTGGTCAATAATCAGATTTGGGTTGTAAATCCGTTGCAGGGACTCTGGATTCCGGGTCATACCGAGCATCAGGTAACGTTTCAGAAAGATGTTAATTTATATAGTGCCTTTATTGATCCTTCATTTACTGACGGATTGCCGAAAGTAAGTTTTTCTTTTGATATTTCGGTATTTCTAAAACAATTGGTTTTCAAAATCATCTCTTTTGGTACTGATGGAGATATTTCGCCGTCCAAAAGAAGAATCATCGATGTGTTTTTGGATGAACTGGCCTTAATCGAACCAAGTGCCACTTTTTTGCCAACAACTAATCATGAAAGACTGCAAAAAGTGGTAGAACTTTTATTGGAAGACGTGGCAAGTAAACATTCGATAGACTATTATGCAGAAATAGCTTTTATGAGCAGCAGAACATTGTCCCGATTATTCATCAAAGAACTCGGAATGAATTTCAGTGACTGGCGCACCCGATTGAAATTACTGGAAGCCATAAAACGATTAGGTGAAAAGCAATCTATCAAAGAGATAGCGCTCGATTTGGGTTATGAAACTGCGAGTGCTTTTATTTTTATGTTTAAAAAACATTTGGGAACGACACCTGCAAATTATATTTATACTAATTTGGAAAAATAA
- a CDS encoding MFS transporter → METIKTNSEIVKKTTYSILFIISFSHLINDLLQAVVPSIYPLLKENFNLSFSQIGIITFTYQIVASILQPFVGMYTDKKSKPYSLIIGMLFTMTGLFLVSIASNFTYLLLSVSLIGIGSSIFHPESSRVAHLASGGKKGLAQSIFQLGGNAGSAIGPLLAAFIVIPHGQNYIAWFCLIALIGIFALYKIALWYTAHLSERMANKSALKIETHHLSKNRVIASLAILLVLIFSKYFYMASITSYYTFFLIDKFHISIQQSQVYLFLFSGAVAAGTLIGGPIGDRFGRKYVIWVSILGVAPFTLMLPYVSLFWVGTLSVIIGLILSSAFSAILVYATELLPGKVGLVAGLFFGFAFGMGGLGSAVLGKIADATSIEYVFKICAFLPLIGVITGFLPNIEGRKKA, encoded by the coding sequence ATGGAGACCATCAAAACCAATTCGGAAATAGTCAAAAAAACTACCTATTCTATTCTTTTCATCATCAGTTTTTCGCATTTGATCAATGATCTTTTGCAGGCGGTGGTTCCTTCTATTTATCCGTTACTGAAGGAAAACTTTAATCTGAGTTTTTCTCAAATCGGGATTATCACTTTTACGTATCAGATTGTCGCTTCTATCCTTCAACCATTTGTAGGAATGTATACCGATAAAAAATCGAAACCTTATTCGTTGATTATTGGAATGTTATTCACCATGACCGGATTATTCCTAGTTTCGATTGCTTCCAATTTTACGTATCTTTTATTATCTGTGAGTTTGATCGGAATTGGATCTTCAATCTTTCATCCGGAATCTTCAAGAGTGGCGCATCTGGCTTCGGGTGGTAAAAAAGGACTGGCGCAGTCAATCTTTCAGTTAGGCGGAAATGCCGGAAGTGCCATCGGACCTTTATTAGCGGCTTTTATTGTGATTCCTCACGGTCAAAATTATATTGCATGGTTTTGCCTTATCGCCCTGATCGGAATTTTTGCTTTATATAAAATTGCGCTTTGGTACACAGCACATTTATCTGAAAGAATGGCTAATAAATCGGCTCTTAAAATCGAAACACATCATTTGTCTAAAAACAGGGTAATTGCTTCGTTGGCTATTTTGTTGGTTTTGATTTTCTCTAAATATTTTTACATGGCGAGTATTACGAGTTATTATACGTTCTTTTTGATTGATAAATTTCATATTTCGATTCAGCAGTCTCAGGTTTATTTATTTTTATTTTCGGGAGCAGTTGCTGCGGGAACTTTGATTGGCGGACCAATTGGCGATCGATTTGGAAGAAAATATGTCATCTGGGTTTCGATTCTGGGTGTTGCTCCTTTTACTTTGATGCTGCCTTATGTTTCTCTTTTTTGGGTTGGAACTTTATCTGTAATTATCGGTTTGATTCTTTCATCTGCTTTCTCTGCGATTTTGGTTTATGCTACCGAATTACTGCCTGGAAAAGTGGGTCTGGTAGCCGGTCTTTTCTTTGGATTTGCATTTGGAATGGGCGGTTTGGGTTCTGCTGTTTTAGGAAAAATTGCAGATGCCACCAGTATCGAATATGTTTTTAAAATTTGTGCGTTTCTGCCTCTGATTGGAGTTATTACTGGATTTTTGCCGAATATTGAAGGTAGAAAAAAGGCTTAA
- a CDS encoding M23 family metallopeptidase, translating into MSKNKFLIVVLFFSLMAHNIMQSQSGKVILIPIKNADNSVDFKYTKEAAGSYIVNINFDKLVNSELKATKLNATADSGLLFKLEPIDKNKKIDFSYSYSTTQGYLNPTVNPNITYTLPFHKGKVVKIYAITRKDISPERWKSYLVYSKNQDTIYSMRKGTVVFIGDFSESNYDEITKKVTTIQRKRVVVEHADGTFANYSGLNEKAIWVTPGQKVDSQTELGLMDTGDNDWFKFVFNVYYHEQDEKSKNNFRGTEVAFSPNFLTQKGIGKLLDKREYVVTYNDSIRLQE; encoded by the coding sequence ATGTCAAAAAATAAATTTTTAATAGTTGTTCTCTTTTTTTCTTTGATGGCTCACAATATTATGCAGTCACAATCGGGGAAAGTTATTCTTATTCCAATTAAAAATGCAGATAACAGTGTGGATTTTAAGTATACTAAAGAAGCGGCAGGCAGTTATATTGTCAATATTAATTTTGACAAACTGGTGAATTCAGAACTAAAAGCTACAAAATTAAACGCTACAGCCGATTCAGGTTTGCTTTTTAAATTAGAACCGATCGATAAAAATAAAAAAATTGATTTTTCATACAGTTATTCTACAACACAAGGATATTTAAATCCGACTGTAAATCCGAATATTACCTACACACTTCCTTTTCACAAGGGCAAAGTTGTGAAAATTTATGCCATTACCCGAAAAGACATAAGCCCTGAAAGATGGAAAAGTTATCTTGTGTATTCAAAAAATCAGGACACTATTTACAGCATGAGAAAAGGGACTGTTGTTTTTATTGGAGATTTTTCGGAATCTAATTACGACGAAATAACTAAAAAGGTGACGACTATACAAAGGAAGCGAGTTGTTGTAGAACATGCCGATGGAACTTTTGCTAATTATTCGGGACTTAATGAAAAAGCAATTTGGGTGACTCCAGGTCAAAAAGTTGATTCGCAAACAGAACTGGGTTTGATGGACACAGGCGATAATGACTGGTTTAAATTTGTTTTCAACGTTTATTATCATGAACAGGACGAAAAAAGCAAAAATAATTTCAGAGGAACTGAAGTTGCTTTTAGTCCTAATTTTCTAACTCAAAAAGGAATCGGAAAATTATTAGACAAAAGGGAATATGTCGTAACTTATAATGACAGTATCAGGCTTCAGGAGTAA